The genome window TCCAGGTTGCGGATGCGCGCGGAGAACGCCGGCTGGGAGATGCCGCAGGCCTCCGCCGCCCGGGCGAAATGCCGGTGGCGGGCCAGGGCGGCGAGCAGCTGCAGGTCGCGTAGGTTGGTCATTCGTCCTGCCGGGGCACTGCGGGGCCCCGAGCCTGTGCGATGCGCGCGGCGAATGCAACAGCGCGGCGTCAGCCCTATGCGGGGGGGCGCTGCGCGCCGGGCGCGAAGCGCCACTTGCGCTGCACGGCGGCGGCAAGGTCCAGGTCGTTCTCGCGGGCGAAGAGCAGCACCATGCCCAGCAGGTCGGCGGTCTCGTCGGCGAGGTCCTGCGCCAGCGCTTCGGCCGAGCGCTCCCGCCGCCGGTCACGGCCGGTGAGCTTGTTCCACACCTGGGTGAGCTCGCCCATCTCCTCCTGCATCTTCAGCACGAACCAGTCCGGCTCCGGCGCGATGCCATGGGCCGCGCAGTACTTGCGCGCGGCGGCGGCGAACTGGTCCTGAAGGTCACTCAGCATGGAAGGCTCCGTCCCCGATACATGTTCATGAAATGTTCATAGCATCGGGCCGGGCGATTCTCAACGCCTGCGCGGGGCCGGGGAAACGCGAAAGGCCCGGACGCGGGGTCCGGGCCTTTCGGTGATCTCGCGGCGGGGGAGGCGGCCTCAGGGTTGCTCGTCCTCGTCCTCGTCCTTGCCGCCCTTGGGCAGGTTGAAGAAGCTGTCCGCGTCCACGAGGGTGGAGCGGTTGTCCTCCTCCTCCTCCTCGCCGCGGGGGTCCTTGCCGCTGTCGAGGGTGAAGTTCTCGAACCCGCTCACCGAGGAGGGCAGGCGCGGCTCGTGGTCCATGTGCAGGGACTGCGAGGTGGCGAGCAGGCGCATGCGCTCCTCGGCCGTCATCGTGGTTTCCTGCAGCGCGGCCTTCTTGGCGGCGGCCTTCTGCACGGCGCTGTCGAGCTCGACCTGCCGGCACATGCCGAGCGCCACCGGGTCCACCGGCTGGATGTTGGCGATGTTCCAGTGCGTGCGCTCGCGGATCGTCTGGATCGTCGGCTTGGTGGTGCCGACGAGTTTGGCGATCTGGCTGTCGGCCAGCTCGGGGTGGAACTTCACCAGCCAGGCGATGGCGGCGGGGCGGTCCTGGCGCTTGGAGAGCGGGGTGTAGCGCGGGCCCTTGCGCTTCATCTCGCCTTCGGAGGCCGGGTTGAACTTCAGCTTCAGCCGCGCGGCGGGGTCGCTCTCGACACGGGCGATCTCCTTGGCGGTGAGCTGGTTGTTCACGATCGGGTCGAACCCCTTCATCCCCTGGGCAACCTCGCCATCGGCGATTCCGTTCACCTCAAGCTCGTGCAGCCCGCAGAAATCGGCGATCTGGGCAAAGGTCAGCGTGGTGTTCTCGACCAGCCACACGGCGGTGGCCTTGGGCATCAGCGGCAATGTCATCGTGCTTCTCTCCCATTCGAGGGCTGTGTCTCGTGTACGGCTCCGCCACGCTGCGAAAACGCGGGCGCAGGACGCTACTCATGTTTCCGAGGGGGGAATCGCCCTGTATATAGAAGCATACTGCCACAGGATAAAGGGGTTTCGGCATGCGGCTTTCCCGGAGGTGGGGCTCCCTGGCCCTGGCGCTGGCCGTGCTGCTGCCCGGCCTCCCCGGCGATCCCTCCGCCGCGCGGGCCGATACGCCGGGGCAGTTCGATTATTACGTGCTGGCGCTGAGCTGGTCTCCGGGCTGGTGCGCGCAGGAGGGAAAGCGGCGCGGCGCGCCGGACTGTGCCCCCGGCGCCGGGCGCGGCCTCACGCTGCACGGGCTCTGGCCGCAGTTCGAGCGGGGCTGGCCGAAAGACTGCCCGGCCGGAGCGCGTGACGCCACCCGGGCGGAGACCGCGGCGATGGCCGACATCATGGGCTCCGCCGGCCTCGCCTGGCACGAATGGAAGACGCATGGCCGGTGTACCGGGTTGACGCCGCAGGCTTATTTCGAACTGTCGCGGCGCGCCTACGCCGCCGTGTCCCGCCCGGAGGCCCTGCGCGCGGCCGGGGGCGCGCAGATGTCGCCCCGGGCGGTGGAGGCCGCCGTGCTGGCCGCCAACCCGGGCTTCGGCCCGGACGGTGTGACCGTGCTCTGCCGCGACGGCCGGCTCACCGAACTGCGCCTGTGCATGACCCGCGCACTTGAACCGCGCATTTGCGCACCCGATACACGCAGGGATTGCAGCCGCAGCCTGATCGCCATTGAACCGGTTCATTGATCAACCTTTAGATTATTTGTTGGTTAACCTTTTCTTGTTTCCTTTTAGGCTGTTTGGTTCCAGAGTGAGAGACCTTGACGCAGGTCCAAGTCTTGGGGGTTTTGGATTTTGACCACTGACGCCGATACCCGCGTGGAAAACACGGTGAGCGACGCCGCGATGCGCCGCCTCACCCTCACCCGCATGTTGATCTGGGCGGCGCGGGAAGCGCGCGAGATCGAATGCGTGTCTTCCGCCGAACATCTCGATCGCGCATTGGGTTCGATCGCCGACTGTATCAGGGACGGGTCCTCGCTGCGCCGTTTCTGACGCCTGGCCTCGCTGCCGGTGCGCCGGTCTCCGGCGCCTGAGCGCGTGGGCGGGCGGCGAGCATCCTGACCCGCCGGGCGCCTGCCGCCGCCCCCGGCAGCAGGCCGCGGCGGATCAGCCCAGCGTGAGGACGATCTTGCCGATATGCTCGGAGCCTTCCATGCGCGCATGCGCCTCGGACGCCTTCTCCAGCGGGAAACTCCGGTCCATCACCGGCGCGATGCGCCCGGAGCCCAGCAGCGGCCAGACCCTGCCGCGCAGGCTTTCGGCAATCTGCGCCTTCGCCTCGATGCTGCGCGGCCGCAGGGTGGAGCCGGTGATGGTGAGCCGGCGCATCATCACCTGGGCGAAGTTCAGCTCCACCTTCGGGCCGGTGAGGAAGGCGATCTGCACCAGGCGCCCGTCGTCGGCCAGCGCGGCCACGTTGCGCGGCAGGTAGCTGCCGCCGACCATGTCGAGGATCAGGTCCACGCCGCGGCCTCCGGTGGCCTTCTTCACCACCTCGACGAAATCCGCCTCGCGGTAGTTGATCGCGTGTTCCGCGCCCAGGGCCTCGCAGGCGGCGCATTTCTCCGCCGACCCGGCGGTGGTGAACACCCGGGCACCGAAGGCCGCGGCAAGCTGGATCGCCGTCGTCCCGATGCCCGAGGAGCCGCCGTGCACCAGGAAGCTTTCGCCCGCGGTCAGCCCGCCGCGGTCCATCACGTTGGTCCAGACGGTGAAGAACGTCTCGCACAGCGCCGCGGCCTGCTCCCAGGAATAACCCTGCGGCACCGGCAGGGCGTGGGCGGCGGGGGTGACCGCGTATTCGGCATAGCCGCCGCCGGGCAGCAGCGCGCAGACCGCGTCACCGGGGGCCACACCGGTTACGCCCGGGCCGATGGCCGCCACCGCGCCGGCGCATTCCAGGCCTGGCAGGTCGGAGGCGCCGGGGGGCGGGGCGTAGCTGCCGGCGCGCTGCAGGCAGTCGGGCCGGTTCACCCCGGCCGCCTTCACCCGGATCAGGATCTCGCCATGGCCGGGCACCGGCACCGGGCGGGTGACGGGCTTGAGCACTTCCGGCCCGCCGGGCGCGGAAATCTCGATGGCGGTCATTGTCTCGGGCAGGGTCATTCCGCGGCTCTCCGTGTTGCGTGGGCATAGTCCCAGTAGAGGGCGCGGGCGCGGCGGGCCACCGGGCCGTGGCCGAGCGCGCGCTCCTCGAACCGGGTGACCGGCAGCAGCTTGTTCGCGTTGCCGGTGAGGAAGATCTCGTCCGCCGTCTCGAACTCCGCCACCGTCATGGTGGCTTCGTGCACCTCAACCCCGTCGGCGCGCAGCAGCGCGATGATGCGCTGGCGGGTGATGCCGTTGAGGAAGGTGCCGTTCGGAACCGGGGTGAACACCACCCCGTCCTTCACCGCGAAGACGTTGGTGGAGGCGGTTTCGGCCACGTTGCCCTCGAAATCCATCGAGAGCGCGTTGTGGAAGCCGCGCATCTGCGCCTCGCGCAGGATACGGCCGTTGTTGGCGTAGAGGCCGCCGGCCTTCGCCTCCGTCATCGCCGCCAGCGGATGCGGGCGCAGGAAGGGCGAGACGGTGAGGCTCAGGTCCGCTTCCGGGTCCGCCATCGGCAGGTCCTCGAGGCAGAGCGCGAAGGCGGTGGTGGCCGGGTCCGGCGCGATCATGCCCGACAGCGCCCCGCGCGACCACATCATGGGGCGGATGTAGACCGGGGTGTCCGGCGCGTAGGCCGCCAGCCCCTCCAGCGCGATGGCCTCGATCTGCGGCGCGCTGAGCGGCGCCTCCAGCCCCATCACCGAGGCCGAGCGCAGCGCGCGTTCGCAGTGCAGCCCGAGATCGGGGGTGACGCCCTCGAAGGCCCGCGCCCCGTCGAAGATCAGCGTGCCCTGCCAGGTGCCATGGTCGGCCGCGCCCATGATGGGCAGGTTGCCCTCATGCCACTTGCCTTCGAAATACGTGCGGATCCTGGTGCCGAATGCCATGTGTGCCTCCCTCAGACGCGCGGAGCCTAGACCGGATGCAGGGCGGATGCAAAGCCCCGGGCGCGCGCCGCCGCCCCCCGTCCGGCCCGCGCGACGGCGGGGCCGGTCCCGCCGCTGTCCCGCCCGCGTTCCGTCGCCCGGGCCGTTGCCCCGCCGCAGCGGGAGGCGCGGGGCCTGACGGTCCCCGCCAGCGCTCCACCGGGGGGTCGGTCCCTCCTCGCGCTCCGCCAGGCATAGGGTGTCGATCCGCGCCCGTGTTCCATCGGGCAAAGGGTGTCGGTCGGGCAAAGGGTGTCGGTCGGCATCCGTGCTCCGCCGAGTGGAGGACGAGGGTCCTCCCTCGCGTTCCGCTTCGCGCAGACTGGCGGACCCCCTTCGCGCAAACTGGCGGCCCCCCTCGCGCGGGCTGCCGGCCTGCACCCGTGCTCCACCGGGGGCAGGCGTCGGTCCCTGCCGGCGCTCCGACGTGTGGAAGATTGACGGCGCCCGCCTGCGCTCACCGCCGGCGGAGGCTGCCGGTTCTCATCCCCGGCGGCCCGGGGGCGGCGGGGACGGCAGGGGGCCTGCAGCGGCCGGGGCGTCCAGCCCCACCTGCAGCCAGGCGGTGATGCCGCCCGCCCCGTGCTCCAGCTCGGCCATCGCGCCGGTGTCGAGCCGGGCGAGCACCCGGTCATCGGTGTTGAACGTGTCGCGGGTGCCGGCCCGCGAGGCATAGGGTTGCTGCCCGGCGAAGACGGCCTCGTTCACCGCGTCGGGAAAGAAGATCTGCGAGGTGAGCGCCGGTTGGCCGCCCAGGAACACCTTGTAATGCACGTGCGGCGTGCGGCCCCGGACCCAGCCGGGATAGATGGTGCGGAAGCGCACGCCGCCCTGCGCGTCGGTGAAGCCGGTGCCGCGCAGGAAGGTGGTGGGCGCCCCGGCCGTCCCTCCCGGCGCCGGCGGGCCGGAATAGGCGCCGGTGGCGTCGCAGTGCCAGACATCCACCCGCGCGCCGGAGACGGGCAGGCACTGCGGTGTCACCAGCCGCAGCAGCAGGGTGAGCGGCAGGCCGGCGCGGCCCTCGGTGATGTCCTCGCGCACGAGGCGGACGTCGGTGTAGGAGCCGTCTTCGGCGATGCCGGGGGTGAGCGCGCAGGCGGCGGGGCCCGCGCCGGGCGCCGCGGAGGCGGGCAGGGGGCGCAGGATGGTGGCAAGCACCGGCGAGAGGGCGAGCCCGGCCACCAGGGCGCGCCGCGAGAGGTCGGTCATGTCGTGTCTCCGAAGGCAGGGGGGGCGCCACGGGGGGCGCCTTACGGGCGAAACGGGGCCGGAGGGGAATTCCGTCAGCCTCGCGTTGCGTTTCGCCGCGCTGCGCTCTATCTAGCGCGGCAGGGGCCAAGAACAGGGGCGCACGCGCATGAACTGGATCTCGAACTACGTCAAGCCGACGATCAACTCGCTGTTTTCCCGCCGCGAGGTGCCGGAGAATCTCTGGCGCAAATGCGACGAGTGCGGAACCATGCTGTTCCACCGTGAGCTGACGGACGCGCTCATGGTCTGCCCCTCCTGCCAGCATCACATGGCGATCACGCCGCGCGCGCGCTTCGAGGCGCTGTTCGACGGCGGCACCTTCGTCACCGTTCCCGTGCCCGAACCTCTGGCCGATCCGCTCGGCTTCCGCGACCAGAAACGCTACGGCGAGCGCATGCGCGAGGCCCGCCGCAAGACCGGCGAGCACGAGGCCATGCTGGTGGCCGAGGGCCGGCTGGGGCAGGCCGAGGTGGTCTGCGCCGCGCAGGACTTCTCCTTCATGGGCGGCTCGATGGGCATGGCAGTGGGCAATGCCATCATCGCCGCCGCCGAGCGCGCGGTGGCCAAGCACTGCCCGCTGATCCTCTTCGCCGCCGCCGGCGGCGCGCGCATGCAGGAGGGCATCCTCTCGCTCATGCAGATGCCGCGCACCACCGTGGCCGTGCAGATGCTGCGCGAGGCCGGGTTGCCCTACATCGTGGTGCTCACCCACCCCACCACCGGGGGTGTCACCGCCTCCTACGCCATGCTGGGCGACGTGCAGATCGCCGAGCCGAACGCGCTCATCTGCTTCGCCGGCCCGCGGGTGATCGCCCAGACCATCCGCGAGACCCTGCCCGAGGGCTTCCAGCGCGCCGAGTACCTGCTGGACCACGGCATGCTGGACATGGTCGTCCACCGCCGCGACATGCGCGACGAGCTGGCCACCCTCATCCGCATGCTCATGAGCCTGCCGCCGCGCAGCCACGGCGACCTGCCGGCCCCCGAGGCCGCGGCCCCCGCGCCGCTGCCCGAGCCGGCACCCGCCGGCGAGGCACCCGCCGCCGCCCCG of Paroceanicella profunda contains these proteins:
- a CDS encoding pyrophosphatase, translating into MLSDLQDQFAAAARKYCAAHGIAPEPDWFVLKMQEEMGELTQVWNKLTGRDRRRERSAEALAQDLADETADLLGMVLLFARENDLDLAAAVQRKWRFAPGAQRPPA
- a CDS encoding DUF1013 domain-containing protein, coding for MTLPLMPKATAVWLVENTTLTFAQIADFCGLHELEVNGIADGEVAQGMKGFDPIVNNQLTAKEIARVESDPAARLKLKFNPASEGEMKRKGPRYTPLSKRQDRPAAIAWLVKFHPELADSQIAKLVGTTKPTIQTIRERTHWNIANIQPVDPVALGMCRQVELDSAVQKAAAKKAALQETTMTAEERMRLLATSQSLHMDHEPRLPSSVSGFENFTLDSGKDPRGEEEEEDNRSTLVDADSFFNLPKGGKDEDEDEQP
- a CDS encoding ribonuclease T2 family protein, translated to MRLSRRWGSLALALAVLLPGLPGDPSAARADTPGQFDYYVLALSWSPGWCAQEGKRRGAPDCAPGAGRGLTLHGLWPQFERGWPKDCPAGARDATRAETAAMADIMGSAGLAWHEWKTHGRCTGLTPQAYFELSRRAYAAVSRPEALRAAGGAQMSPRAVEAAVLAANPGFGPDGVTVLCRDGRLTELRLCMTRALEPRICAPDTRRDCSRSLIAIEPVH
- a CDS encoding NAD(P)H-quinone oxidoreductase, encoding MTLPETMTAIEISAPGGPEVLKPVTRPVPVPGHGEILIRVKAAGVNRPDCLQRAGSYAPPPGASDLPGLECAGAVAAIGPGVTGVAPGDAVCALLPGGGYAEYAVTPAAHALPVPQGYSWEQAAALCETFFTVWTNVMDRGGLTAGESFLVHGGSSGIGTTAIQLAAAFGARVFTTAGSAEKCAACEALGAEHAINYREADFVEVVKKATGGRGVDLILDMVGGSYLPRNVAALADDGRLVQIAFLTGPKVELNFAQVMMRRLTITGSTLRPRSIEAKAQIAESLRGRVWPLLGSGRIAPVMDRSFPLEKASEAHARMEGSEHIGKIVLTLG
- a CDS encoding branched-chain amino acid aminotransferase — encoded protein: MAFGTRIRTYFEGKWHEGNLPIMGAADHGTWQGTLIFDGARAFEGVTPDLGLHCERALRSASVMGLEAPLSAPQIEAIALEGLAAYAPDTPVYIRPMMWSRGALSGMIAPDPATTAFALCLEDLPMADPEADLSLTVSPFLRPHPLAAMTEAKAGGLYANNGRILREAQMRGFHNALSMDFEGNVAETASTNVFAVKDGVVFTPVPNGTFLNGITRQRIIALLRADGVEVHEATMTVAEFETADEIFLTGNANKLLPVTRFEERALGHGPVARRARALYWDYAHATRRAAE
- a CDS encoding protocatechuate dioxygenase, giving the protein MTDLSRRALVAGLALSPVLATILRPLPASAAPGAGPAACALTPGIAEDGSYTDVRLVREDITEGRAGLPLTLLLRLVTPQCLPVSGARVDVWHCDATGAYSGPPAPGGTAGAPTTFLRGTGFTDAQGGVRFRTIYPGWVRGRTPHVHYKVFLGGQPALTSQIFFPDAVNEAVFAGQQPYASRAGTRDTFNTDDRVLARLDTGAMAELEHGAGGITAWLQVGLDAPAAAGPLPSPPPPGRRG
- the accD gene encoding acetyl-CoA carboxylase, carboxyltransferase subunit beta, with protein sequence MNWISNYVKPTINSLFSRREVPENLWRKCDECGTMLFHRELTDALMVCPSCQHHMAITPRARFEALFDGGTFVTVPVPEPLADPLGFRDQKRYGERMREARRKTGEHEAMLVAEGRLGQAEVVCAAQDFSFMGGSMGMAVGNAIIAAAERAVAKHCPLILFAAAGGARMQEGILSLMQMPRTTVAVQMLREAGLPYIVVLTHPTTGGVTASYAMLGDVQIAEPNALICFAGPRVIAQTIRETLPEGFQRAEYLLDHGMLDMVVHRRDMRDELATLIRMLMSLPPRSHGDLPAPEAAAPAPLPEPAPAGEAPAAAPAPRG